The genomic stretch TTATTGAAAATCAAGTTGGATGAGAATGTTGACAGAGATTTCTTAGCAAAGCAAACTCCTGGATTCAGTGGGGCAGATATTGCTAATGTTTGTAACGAAGCAGCATTAATTGCAGCTAGAAATAGTCATACTTCGGTTACAAAACAAGATTTCCTTGATGCTGTAGACAGAATCATCGGCGGTCTCGAAAAGAAAAATATGGCCATCAAACCTTCAGAGAAGAAGAGAGTTGCTTATCATGAGGCTGGGCACGCTACCATATCTTGGCTGGTAGAGCATGCTGCACCGCTTTTAAAAGTGACGATTGTGCCAAGAGGACGTTCTTTAGGAGCAGCTTGGTATCTTCCGGAAGAAAGACAATTAACGACTACAGAACAAATGTTGGATGAGCTATGTGCAACATTGGGAGGTAGAGCTGCAGAGCAGGTTATATTTAACAATATTTCGACAGGTGCGCTTTCTGATTTGGAAAGTGTTACGAAAAGAGCTCAGGCTATGGTAACGATCTACGGACTAAGCCCGAATATTGGTAATATTTCTTACTATGACAGTTCAGGACAGTCTGAGTACAGTTTTGGGAAACCTTATTCTGAAGAAACTGCTAAGAAAATTGATGTTGAAATTAAATCAATCATCGAAAACCAATATCAGAGAGCGGTTCAGATTCTTACAGACAATAAAGATAAACTGGATGCTTTGGCGACTAAGCTTTTAGAAAAAGAAGTGATATTCCGTGAAGATCTTGAGGATATATTCGGTAAAAGAGCATGGGATCCTGAATTGACAGAGAGACCTGTAACGAATACAATTCCTGCAGTTGAAGAAATCGGAGAGCCAATTGTGATTAAAGAAAAAGAAGATGGTAGTGAAATTCAGGCTCCTGAAAGTTCCACTCAAATCTAAAATATCCTGATAGGATTTAATATAAACTCCCGGCAAATAATCTATTTGTCGGGTTTTTTGTTATTTAAACTATATTCTTAGACGAATTATAATTATATTTTCTATTTTTGTATTAAGTTGACTAAAAATATACTAAGTTGAGTTTATTTAAAAGAATTGTAAGCAAACTAACCAACCAGCCCGAAGAAGATGAGAAGCAGAGCCTGGAAAAGCTTGGAGATTCGCTGAAAAATGCAGATCTCGATTACAAGTTTGCGCAATTATTTACGCATTCTGGTGGCTTTTTCAACTATTGCGCAGATGAGGCGGAAGCATTGCAGACCTTAAATCAGATTTTGAAAATCGAGGGAATCAACTCTGTTTTTTGCTGTGATAAGGATCTTCAGGGTTTTTTGAATGTAATTAAAATCAATAACACTCCCGAACTGGAATCGCGTAACGATGCCGCTTTTATTTCATGCGAATATCTTATTGCGTACGATGGCAGAATCATGCTTTCTCACAATAATATTCTGCATTATCATTCTTCAAGACTGCCTAGTAAAATTATTATTATGGCAAATGTCTCTCAGATCGTCAATAATCTTAATGACGCAATGGGCAAGATAAAACGCACCGGAAACATCAAAAATCTTACTTCAATCAGCGGAAATCATTCTAAGTTGGATGCTGCTGCAAACAATAATACGAAGCTATTCTTACTCTTGTTGGAAGATTAGCATAGCTTTCTAAATTTTAAATTTTGGACAAAAATCTTATTCAAAGAACAATTTCTGGGCTGGTTTATGTAGCCGTAATATTTCTTTGTGCCACACCTTTTGGTGCGCAGCTTCTAGACTCGGTTTCTCCAGGTCTCGTTCAACAGCAGTATTTGTACTATGGCTTGATAAGCCTTCTTTTGTTGGTAGGAACTTGGGAATGCATAAAGATTATGAAATTCGGAGACGGCTACGAGAAATGGATTGTTTTTCCTCTCGTCCTTTTTATTTTCTATGTTTTCTCTAAAAGATACTTCCAGCACGGTTTTTATTTTGATTTTAGATTGTCGGAGATTTTAGCTATTTCATTAACCGTAATTGCGGTAATTACCTTATTTAAATTTTCAAGTGAACTTTATATAGACAGCGGAAAGCTTATTTTTACAGTAATCTACGTTGCTCTTCCGTTTTCTTTTGCCTTAGGCTTGCCCAAATATTCTTCAATGGAAAATACCTTTTCATTAGAAGTGATTTTCTTATTTATTTTGATTTGGAGTAGTGATACCTTTGCATATCTGGTAGGGAAATTCTTCGGAAAACATAAAATGGCACCAAAGATTTCGCCTAAAAAAACT from Chryseobacterium indoltheticum encodes the following:
- a CDS encoding phosphatidate cytidylyltransferase, whose protein sequence is MDKNLIQRTISGLVYVAVIFLCATPFGAQLLDSVSPGLVQQQYLYYGLISLLLLVGTWECIKIMKFGDGYEKWIVFPLVLFIFYVFSKRYFQHGFYFDFRLSEILAISLTVIAVITLFKFSSELYIDSGKLIFTVIYVALPFSFALGLPKYSSMENTFSLEVIFLFILIWSSDTFAYLVGKFFGKHKMAPKISPKKTWEGYIGGVVLTLILSYFVEQYQPQLRGNWMVVGFLIAAFAPLGDLVESQLKRNFGVKDSGNIIPGHGGVLDRLDSFLICVPVVYLYFILEKFI
- a CDS encoding LUD domain-containing protein, yielding MSLFKRIVSKLTNQPEEDEKQSLEKLGDSLKNADLDYKFAQLFTHSGGFFNYCADEAEALQTLNQILKIEGINSVFCCDKDLQGFLNVIKINNTPELESRNDAAFISCEYLIAYDGRIMLSHNNILHYHSSRLPSKIIIMANVSQIVNNLNDAMGKIKRTGNIKNLTSISGNHSKLDAAANNNTKLFLLLLED